In Streptomyces sp. TS71-3, the following proteins share a genomic window:
- a CDS encoding WD40 repeat domain-containing protein: MRSLTPLAGAALLVAVSALSGGAVVLSPGTAVADGAPHAFTIKDPRIKESSGLAASRLHPGIYWTHNDSDDGPYIYAVDSRTGKTVATVTLTGVGRPRDVEAISMGPGNTLYVGDIGDNLGGSWPHVWIYKLPEPRELHDETVRATQYTVQYDNGPRDAEALMVHPKTGRVYIVDKNEDGGHLYEGPATLSPSGTNVFKKGAPIDLWVTDGAFSPDGEHLAVRGYFGGILYDWRGDRPVRKARLDVPMQNQGESVTYTPDGGTLMYGSEGAQSEVVPERVPGASGSGSGSATAGGSGADGDASGGKGLEGNYGKGALVLLIALALVFGAKKAVRRK, translated from the coding sequence ATGCGCTCGCTGACGCCCCTGGCCGGGGCCGCCCTGCTCGTCGCCGTGTCCGCCCTGTCAGGGGGCGCTGTCGTCCTCTCCCCGGGGACCGCCGTGGCGGACGGCGCGCCCCACGCGTTCACCATCAAGGACCCGCGGATCAAGGAGTCCAGCGGCCTCGCCGCCAGCCGCCTCCACCCCGGCATCTACTGGACGCACAACGACAGCGACGACGGCCCGTACATCTACGCCGTCGACTCGCGGACGGGAAAGACCGTCGCCACCGTCACCCTGACCGGCGTCGGCCGCCCCCGCGACGTGGAGGCCATCTCCATGGGCCCCGGCAACACCCTCTACGTGGGCGACATCGGCGACAACCTCGGCGGGAGCTGGCCGCACGTGTGGATCTACAAGCTCCCCGAGCCCCGGGAGCTGCACGACGAGACGGTGCGGGCCACGCAGTACACGGTGCAGTACGACAACGGCCCGCGGGACGCGGAGGCGCTGATGGTGCATCCGAAGACCGGGCGGGTCTACATCGTCGACAAGAACGAGGACGGCGGGCACCTCTACGAGGGCCCGGCCACCCTCTCCCCCTCCGGCACCAACGTCTTCAAGAAGGGCGCCCCCATCGACCTGTGGGTGACCGACGGGGCGTTCTCGCCGGACGGCGAGCACCTCGCGGTGCGCGGCTACTTCGGCGGCATCCTCTACGACTGGCGCGGCGACCGGCCGGTGCGGAAGGCACGGCTGGACGTGCCCATGCAGAACCAGGGCGAGTCCGTCACCTACACGCCCGACGGCGGCACGCTCATGTACGGAAGCGAGGGTGCGCAGAGCGAGGTCGTGCCGGAACGGGTGCCGGGGGCGTCCGGTTCGGGCTCCGGTTCGGCGACGGCCGGCGGCAGCGGGGCGGACGGCGACGCGAGCGGTGGCAAGGGCCTGGAGGGGAACTACGGGAAGGGCGCGCTGGTGCTGTTGATCGCCCTGGCGCTGGTGTTCGGCGCGAAGAAGGCGGTGCGAAGGAAGTGA